One window of Mastacembelus armatus chromosome 20, fMasArm1.2, whole genome shotgun sequence genomic DNA carries:
- the ythdf3 gene encoding YTH domain-containing family protein 3 isoform X1, with the protein MSASTVDQRPKGQGSKVQNGSMQQKDGVNDDDFEPYLGSQTNQSNNYPPMTDPYMPSYYPPSIGFPYSLGEAAWSTAGDPPMPYLTTYGQMSNGEPHFIPDGVFSQPGALGNTPPFLNQHGFNFFPGSADFSAWGTSVSQGQSTPNSVYSNSYGYAPSSLGRAITDGQAGFGSDTQLSKVPVLNSIEQGMTGLKLGTDMVAAVTKTVGSPLRGTVAMSSMAANNFPLSVSSSAPKPASWAAIAKKPAKPQPKVKPKANMGMGVGTAITPPPIKHNLNIGTWDDKSFLNKPPLAQTMISPQSLVQQPLLAQPSALTLPPQHQHQPFQLQSPQHPQPLPTGPPQLHLPSPPGPHSLHPQQPQQLGPPPSRWVAPRNRGEGFGLGEGIPLSASPCSGEVHPVLEELCALNNYNPKDFDWNLKNGRVFVIKSYSEDDIHRSIKYSIWCSTEHGNKRLDGAYRSLGNKGPLYLLFSVNGSGHFCGVAEMCSLVDYNAYAGVWSQDKWKGKFEVKWVFIKDVPNNQLRHIRLENNDNKPVTNSRDTQEVPLEKAKQVLKIIATYKHTTSIFDDFAHYEKRQEEEEALRKERNRNKQ; encoded by the exons ATGTCCGCGAGCACGGTCGATCAG AGACCTAAAGGCCAGGGAAGTAAAG TACAAAACGGATCAATGCAGCAAAAGGATGGCGtgaatgatgatgattttgAGCCGTACCTAGGCAGCCAGACAAATCAG AGTAACAACTATCCTCCAATGACTGACCCCTACATGCCCAGCTACTATCCTCCCTCCATTGGTTTCCCTTACTCACTGGGAGAGGCAGCTTGGTCCACAGCAGGAGACCCTCCTATGCCCTACCTAACTACCTATGGACAGATGAGCAATGGCGAGCCACATTTCATTCCTGATGGTGTATTCAGCCAGCCAGGTGCCCTGGGAAACACCCCTCCCTTCCTTAACCAGCATGGCTTTAACTTTTTCCCTGGTAGTGCTGACTTTTCTGCTTGGGGTACCAGTGTCTCTCAGGGACAGTCCACACCGAACTCAGTCTACAGCAATAGCTACGGGTATGCCCCCAGCTCACTGGGTCGGGCCATCACAGATGGACAAGCAGGTTTTGGAAGTGACACCCAGCTCAGTAAGGTACCGGTATTGAACAGCATTGAGCAGGGAATGACAGGATTAAAACTAGGTACAGACATGGTGGCAGCTGTCACCAAAACCGTGGGCTCGCCTTTGAGAGGCACAGTTGCTATGAGCAGCATGGCAGCCAATAActttcctctgtctgtcagcTCATCCGCACCTAAACCTGCCTCCTGGGCAGCCATTGCCAAGAAGCCGGCCAAGCCACAGCCGAAGGTCAAACCAAAAGCCAATATGGGAATGGGGGTAGGCACCGCCATTACTCCACCCCCCATAAAGCACAATCTGAACATTGGTACTTGGGACGATAAGAGCTTTCTGAACAAGCCCCCATTAGCTCAGACTATGATCTCTCCACAGTCTCTGGTGCAGCAACCTCTCCTAGCTCAGCCCTCAGCCCTTACTTTGCCACCTCAACACCAACACCAGCCGTTTCAGCTCCAGTCCCCCCAACACCCCCAGCCTCTGCCCACTGGTCCTCCACAACTGCACCTCCCCTCTCCACCTGGTCCACATTCCCTTCATCCTCAACAACCACAACAGCTTGGCCCGCCTCCCAGTCGTTGGGTGGCTCCCAGGAACCGGGGTGAGGGCTTTGGTTTGGGTGAAGGAATCCCACTCAGTGCCTCTCCTTGCTCTGGAGAAGTGCATCCTGTGCTAGAGGAACTCTGTGCACTCAACAACTACAACCCCAAAGACTTTGACTGGAACTTGAAAAATGGACGTGTCTTCGTTATCAAGAGCTATTCGGAAGACGACATCCACCGCTCAATCAAGTACTCTATCTGGTGTAGTACAGAACATGGCAACAAGCGCCTGGATGGTGCCTACCGCTCCTTAGGCAACAAAGGGCCCCTGTACCTGTTGTTTAGTGTCAATGGCAGTGGGCACTTCTGTGGCGTGGCCGAGATGTGCTCACTGGTGGACTACAATGCCTATGCAGGTGTCTGGTCTCAGGACAAGTGGAAGGGCAAATTTGAGGTGAAGTGGGTTTTCATTAAAGACGTGCCCAACAACCAGCTGCGACACATCCGGCTGGAGAACAATGACAACAAGCCAGTGACCAACTCCAGGGACACTCAAGAAGTTCCTCTGGAGAAGGCCAAACAAGTGCTTAAAATTATCGCCACTTACAAGCATACCACCTCAATCTTTGATGACTTTGCACATTATGAGAAACgccaggaagaggaggaggctcTAAGGAAG gagCGCAATAGAAATAAACAGTAA
- the ythdf3 gene encoding YTH domain-containing family protein 3 isoform X2, whose translation MRPKGQGSKVQNGSMQQKDGVNDDDFEPYLGSQTNQSNNYPPMTDPYMPSYYPPSIGFPYSLGEAAWSTAGDPPMPYLTTYGQMSNGEPHFIPDGVFSQPGALGNTPPFLNQHGFNFFPGSADFSAWGTSVSQGQSTPNSVYSNSYGYAPSSLGRAITDGQAGFGSDTQLSKVPVLNSIEQGMTGLKLGTDMVAAVTKTVGSPLRGTVAMSSMAANNFPLSVSSSAPKPASWAAIAKKPAKPQPKVKPKANMGMGVGTAITPPPIKHNLNIGTWDDKSFLNKPPLAQTMISPQSLVQQPLLAQPSALTLPPQHQHQPFQLQSPQHPQPLPTGPPQLHLPSPPGPHSLHPQQPQQLGPPPSRWVAPRNRGEGFGLGEGIPLSASPCSGEVHPVLEELCALNNYNPKDFDWNLKNGRVFVIKSYSEDDIHRSIKYSIWCSTEHGNKRLDGAYRSLGNKGPLYLLFSVNGSGHFCGVAEMCSLVDYNAYAGVWSQDKWKGKFEVKWVFIKDVPNNQLRHIRLENNDNKPVTNSRDTQEVPLEKAKQVLKIIATYKHTTSIFDDFAHYEKRQEEEEALRKERNRNKQ comes from the exons ATG AGACCTAAAGGCCAGGGAAGTAAAG TACAAAACGGATCAATGCAGCAAAAGGATGGCGtgaatgatgatgattttgAGCCGTACCTAGGCAGCCAGACAAATCAG AGTAACAACTATCCTCCAATGACTGACCCCTACATGCCCAGCTACTATCCTCCCTCCATTGGTTTCCCTTACTCACTGGGAGAGGCAGCTTGGTCCACAGCAGGAGACCCTCCTATGCCCTACCTAACTACCTATGGACAGATGAGCAATGGCGAGCCACATTTCATTCCTGATGGTGTATTCAGCCAGCCAGGTGCCCTGGGAAACACCCCTCCCTTCCTTAACCAGCATGGCTTTAACTTTTTCCCTGGTAGTGCTGACTTTTCTGCTTGGGGTACCAGTGTCTCTCAGGGACAGTCCACACCGAACTCAGTCTACAGCAATAGCTACGGGTATGCCCCCAGCTCACTGGGTCGGGCCATCACAGATGGACAAGCAGGTTTTGGAAGTGACACCCAGCTCAGTAAGGTACCGGTATTGAACAGCATTGAGCAGGGAATGACAGGATTAAAACTAGGTACAGACATGGTGGCAGCTGTCACCAAAACCGTGGGCTCGCCTTTGAGAGGCACAGTTGCTATGAGCAGCATGGCAGCCAATAActttcctctgtctgtcagcTCATCCGCACCTAAACCTGCCTCCTGGGCAGCCATTGCCAAGAAGCCGGCCAAGCCACAGCCGAAGGTCAAACCAAAAGCCAATATGGGAATGGGGGTAGGCACCGCCATTACTCCACCCCCCATAAAGCACAATCTGAACATTGGTACTTGGGACGATAAGAGCTTTCTGAACAAGCCCCCATTAGCTCAGACTATGATCTCTCCACAGTCTCTGGTGCAGCAACCTCTCCTAGCTCAGCCCTCAGCCCTTACTTTGCCACCTCAACACCAACACCAGCCGTTTCAGCTCCAGTCCCCCCAACACCCCCAGCCTCTGCCCACTGGTCCTCCACAACTGCACCTCCCCTCTCCACCTGGTCCACATTCCCTTCATCCTCAACAACCACAACAGCTTGGCCCGCCTCCCAGTCGTTGGGTGGCTCCCAGGAACCGGGGTGAGGGCTTTGGTTTGGGTGAAGGAATCCCACTCAGTGCCTCTCCTTGCTCTGGAGAAGTGCATCCTGTGCTAGAGGAACTCTGTGCACTCAACAACTACAACCCCAAAGACTTTGACTGGAACTTGAAAAATGGACGTGTCTTCGTTATCAAGAGCTATTCGGAAGACGACATCCACCGCTCAATCAAGTACTCTATCTGGTGTAGTACAGAACATGGCAACAAGCGCCTGGATGGTGCCTACCGCTCCTTAGGCAACAAAGGGCCCCTGTACCTGTTGTTTAGTGTCAATGGCAGTGGGCACTTCTGTGGCGTGGCCGAGATGTGCTCACTGGTGGACTACAATGCCTATGCAGGTGTCTGGTCTCAGGACAAGTGGAAGGGCAAATTTGAGGTGAAGTGGGTTTTCATTAAAGACGTGCCCAACAACCAGCTGCGACACATCCGGCTGGAGAACAATGACAACAAGCCAGTGACCAACTCCAGGGACACTCAAGAAGTTCCTCTGGAGAAGGCCAAACAAGTGCTTAAAATTATCGCCACTTACAAGCATACCACCTCAATCTTTGATGACTTTGCACATTATGAGAAACgccaggaagaggaggaggctcTAAGGAAG gagCGCAATAGAAATAAACAGTAA